aggcagggcatagaggagaaacaataatgtacagtatgtggaaaataatgtgttttttaaccttaaaccgagTAGAaaaaatttcattacaccaaatacacaaaataatgttctttttagcaacattatatgacccctttaataaacacaaactgaggtaaaaagaaagaaaaaatctagacatttaaaaaataaatcgcaaataactaataaaaacatgacaaaattatatgaaaaaaaatcacctaaaattaaaatgggtaatattaaataaaaaagtaatttaaaatgttaacagaaactatagcatctcaatgatactaaaataatgctgctttaaaattctaaaatcacTGAATATAGATAGTTGTTCAAAAGCATGTTTGTGAGTAAATTTATATCCCCTTGAATAACCCTGTTTCTTAAAAAATGCAACTATAATGTAACAATACAGTTAGGTCTAGAGATGCActgattgcaattttcttggccaattccgttttttttaaagtgtgacctgccgataccgatttttttttctaaaaactataattgacagcctatacaaacaaaaatctctctatttttttaatgcaaaacattttttacataataaaaaattattaaatattataattccCCCAATCTGGACAAAGTTACAGTtgttctctcacttaaacaactctcaaaataacaattaactgaaaattaGTTGCTGTACTATTaacaaaacaagtaatttcccactgtttcttaaattgtaatttttcactAATATTATttcatctttcacatcaaattcttacattattttttattaatttatttagaatattaagAAACTGTAGAGCTGTTACcgttcaaatgaaatcagtatcaacaaactcaaatctttccactgcaggaaacgcggaagctgcatctgaagtggcattagatgtatttacacagactgtttgatgaagctgaggtgccataaatgcatttacactgcaaactttcaaatgcataaagaattttttaagattaatattttaaatatttaacacaaaaataagaaatgttggggaAAATgcaattatagttttaaatatgaaacccaACCAGTAGGTGGCATCAAATGGGCATcggcccgatatgaaaaattatgccgatatAGTCTTGCGCAGATATAAGAGGAATAGTATACGcaatattatacagatgaatCGCCTATACCTTCgtcttgatattttttttaatcaagatacAGTACGCGAAACCCATTGCGTGGATACAGAgctttgaaataaacaaaaaaggacGACGCAGGACAGTGACTACTAAAAAAGaagagggggggaaaaaaaacaattttaagaaGAATGATTGTCCTAattttttgaaagtaacttaAAAGTACAGATGGTTTAAGGGAAATCgtgtctattaaatgctgctccatttgaaagcactGTTTTTTGATGGCGATTTAGTGACACAACTTAAATCAAGGAACCCCCGGAGTTTTATACTGACTAGATGGCATTGATTTCTTCTATCGTTAGATATATATCGCCTCTCACTTTCTGAATAAActtatgaaataaatatgcatgatATAATAACATATGACCTTCtcaattgattaaaatattatatcttAGGTATATTTATAAGAGTAGGAAATCATACGCAAGAACTTCTTCtgaatttttaacaattttgtgCGAAGATATAAGTGGGAGAAATGATGGCACCCCAGGACAACGTACAATAAATCAAAAAGGGGAATAAAAAAGCGTAGTAAAGAGTTAGTGATGGAGCAGATGAGTGAATTGAAGGTAAACACaatctttaaaatactttatttgtagAGGATCTTGTACAAAATAGACCTtccttattgtttatttaattctaacttGAGTAAATAAGAATTGTCTtgtaaaattactaaagcttgCTTAGTGCGAAACCACTGATTGGATATTTTTTAACTCGTCATTAAAAGGATCAAGGGGAGTTAAATCCCCTCGTGTAATAATCATTGCAAATAATATATAGGAAATTCCACACAGGAGAAATCGAACCCTGGGGAACGCCCAAATGAATTTTAGAAGTTTTAGAGACTGGGAAACCAAACGTAAGGCAGTACCCTTTTGTTGAAACCGTATCAAAAACTCTTAAATCGAAGAGGGGGGGAAAAAAGAGCAAATTTTTTTATTCTCACAGGGCCTTTGATATATCGGGTATCATATTGGTATAGGCAAAAGGGGGTTATTTAATCGTATAAACGAGTTTCTCATATTAGAAATCAGATATCTGCAAACAATCCAATATTGTGCACCTAGTCTAAAAACGGTAAGTCGAATAATATGATTCAATGGTCAAAAAAGAGTATCGGCATATCAGATATCtgcaaaaatccaatattgtgcatccctagtctaaactgtaagtttttttattttttatttatttatttatttattttaaataccatagagagtctatagtttttattaatattttgaatgagttgttatattgttttcgttttacattttacatgtaggtcatttttaaagtgatttttgtgtttgggattttttttttttttatatttttttctattaatttttaatccagttattttagtaatttttttttattgttattttatttaagtttcttttttttttttttttctccccaagtaacagaaatgtttttaatagtttttgttttggttaactataataacctggGTGTGTTTTCtgtatggaaagcaaagttaatttctgttgtgttgtggaaTCTTTCtaattttttcattgttgtttttttttttttttttttttcttgagtgataaatcaacaacaacaaaaaaaattcccatTGCTCTGGGATGCGCAACCTTCATGTTTCATAGTTGAATTCATTGCATTTGTTGCCCTGGTAACTTCATTAACAGCCTCCCAAACAGGGTTGCTGGGTTCCGGTGGGCATCTTGGGGTGACAGGaagtgttgtttgtttggttttgaagGAATCGGTTTGTGCTATTGTCTAAATGAAAGCTCTTGAATGAGTTCCTGTCATCAGAAGCTCCTCGCTGAGGGTCAGTTcattgtcagtgtgtgtgtagcAGGTGCTTATTCACGCGTGTAACTGTTCCTCTGCGTCCAGCCAAGCGTTATCACAGAAACCACGTTACTGTTAGCAGAGGAAGCAGACTAATTTAGTTTAAAGGACTTCCTGTTCACATGTCGAGTCACTCAAACAGTATACTATACAGTTATTTTGAAGTGTCAGTCAGTCTTGTTCTTTTCTTAAGTGTTGTGTTTCTTGTCATCATTCTCTGCAatgtgtctgtctgactgactgctGGATGATGGTGAACTATAAGGGTGAATCAGATGTGTCAAGGTCatatttctacacacacacacacacacttatttaaataaatgaataatattatttatttataattttatgcatacttttttgcataaaaattaaatcatgaatttctttatatatatataatgcatgcttttattcatcaaaagccACAAAAAGATCATAAGTGGCAGTAactacatttattatgttacaaaagatttcaatttcaaataaatcctgttattttaaactttctgttcatcaaaggatcaaaaaatataaaagtttcaatgttttaacaaaaaaacgaagcagcacaactgcaaaTCGACATAtttggatcatgtgacattgaagactggagtaatgatgctgaaaatccagcttcgatctcaggaataaattacatttgacaaaatattcacatagaaaacagttattttaaattgtaatatttcacaatatgacttatttgtgtgtgtatttttgatcaagtaaatgcagccttgctgagcatgaGAGAAATCTTCTTATCTTCATACAATtacatgtttgtttgatttgtactGCAGTTTAGAGAAACATGAGCATGACTTTGTGACATTCACCgtatttttgagtttatattaaGATCAGTAACATCAGACTAGGACTGTTATACTCATGGACAAATTCAACTTTCTGACCTATTAAATGATATTATCCTGCAGGTTTGTTCCCTATATAGACTGAAACAATGCtctgctagtgtgtgtgtgtgtgtgtgtgttaatgcagCTTTTGCATGCGTGTCTTTCTTTGTGACACTTCCTGTGAGCACTTTGTGCAGGAAGTGGCTTGTCACACTTCAACAGGCGTGTCTGGTGGGGCCTGAATTATGACAtcatttcaacacacacacacattccccaAGCTTCAGTTGGCAAACCGAAATGGACATTTGTCTCCATGGAAACCAAGCAGACAGAAATTATACACACAAGAATGCTCATATCTGTGACTATTTTTAGAAGGGAAGGAGAAATGCAGGTGCTTTCAGACACACACTTGTATAACCTGTATAAATCTCCATGTATGTATGTGGGTGACTcgtttacattaatctaatgCATGAGGTCATATATTAAGATGACACTGATGAATGTTCTGGGTCCATATGTAAAGTGTGTGTCTAAAGACTTAAAACAGTGGAAataattatattctattctattgcagatttttatcagttcttgatATTTTGTCTCCTGCTGTTCCATGTTCTCaccatgtgagtgtgtgtgtttatgtgtgtttattgagtgtgtgggtgtgtcttgGTGATTTTGTGGGTGTAGCTGTAAAGAATGCACTTTTTATTGAGTTTGAGTGTGTTTCTGAGTAATCGAGAGAATCAGTTAAAGCATGTGTCAtagtttgaacacacacacacacacacacacacacacacacacacacacacacaccccccacacaacatcccacacacacacacacacagcacacacaggtAGTTGGATCTGCTGTATCTGAGAGCAGGagggtcacttttaaaaaaaagtaaaattcagCAAACaccaattaaataagaaacaaattgtttaaaaaaaacttcccaAATCACCTTAGATTTAATGGCAAAAGTCAAACCAAACAGTGGGAAAtagtgaaaatgaaaacaatgaaatgaaaagtgaaataaaaatagcaattgcCATTTagttccattaaaaatatatatctgtagaacattattaaaataactgcagattaaacaaaaataatctattaaaagaataaattttagtaatattttcaactggtattttagttatattttgatatttcctTGTCTCTCTGTGGGCGCGATATATTTCATCTACACATAACTGTAGCAATGTTATACGCATTTCTGTGCCACAGGTCATGTGATCCctgctggttttgttttgtgaggtcaaaggtcatgtctCTTATGGCATTCCAAGTTCGCACTCACAGATTCTCAAGTAACATTTGGAGTATCTGCATTGTTTTGATTGGTCACAATAGAAACGTCTGTTTATATGCAGGTGACTGTTGATTTTCTGGAAAGAGGAAGTGATCTGCTGATGTTTATTTGCTGAGCTGCTCTGTCCTCTTGTGGCAGAATTATGCTTGTGCAATATTTTTTCCCTCCATTTAACAGTAGAAGTTTCAAGTTTCtagaaaatgtgaaatgaaaatgtgttgtgttttttctgtctcaAATTCAATAACATAGAAATTCTATTGCATTAATATAGTTTTGAAATAGATTCTGATTAGTTTATGGTCCAGTATGCCTTCCCTTTTCTACTCTATTTCCTTTTCCTACTCTTTCTTTTCCACacgttttcctctctctctctctctctctctctctctctctctctacttttCTACTCTATTTCCTTTTCCTACTCTTTCTTTTCCACacgttttcctctctctctctctctctactgtctCACacgttttcctctctctctctctctctctctctttctctctctctgacagttttgttgttttttttttctctttcctgcTCCCTGTACAGACTCTCAAACGGCTGATTCCTGATGAGGTAGGTGTACAcgtatgtgttctgtgtgttttaacACTCTTCCCCGTCTCTCTGTCACCTCGCCACATTCCCCACGACCTTCAACCCTTCACCCTGCACCATGTGTCTGTAGCGCACACTTTGCCGCGCGTCCGCCGTCACCCGTCTGATCGCGGCTGACCTCAGATCAGTGTTTGTGTCTCAGAAACTGATCTGACGTCAGCGTTCAGtgactctcacacactctcactcctGTCACAGCCAGAGGAAGCGTGTGACGTCACTCATGCATGGATCACGCTCACATGTGTGTTTGTTAGTCTGAAGAGTTGTCATGATGTTTCAGTAGCGGGCCAAACTGAAACTTTGCCAAAATGCATCTTGCCAAATGTCTATGGATTCATAATCGTATCAAGCAGAATCATGTAATGAGGACAGTCTACACACAAGATTTATATAATAAGAGAGCAGCTGCTAAGAATATAATTAATCAGCTTGTATAATGTTTCAAgtatatagttttaaatgtttttttttttttttttttagcttttattaaaCTTTTCCAATACTGACCCAGTCAGaccaatacaaataaattaatatcaggatttattaattaacagattaatgaacttattttatttacttactctCTAACTTTACACTTTACATGCTTGCTTGCTTATtcttactgttgttgtttttttgtttgtttgtttttttaagtaaaaaaaattaaataaaattctttgCCCAGattcaaatgtattcaaattgGTTATTGGTTattggttattttaattatatgaagaaaaaaaaatcatgtttaatcattgtcaatcaatcaatcacatcaatcaaaaaaaaaaaaaagacaatcaattttttttttttaattaaaaacagtgtCATGGTCTACCAAAAAATGTGtaaatcaagatgttttttttttttgaaggatgaggttatcatagatagatagatagatagatagatagatagatagatagatagatacttttttttcaagattctgatactttgtgtacttttttgcattttaaaaaacaggCAAAATAGTATAGATTTAGGCTGTCAGCCTTTATGATCAgctatataaagatatttatgatTATTGACGAGGTGTTCTATATCAGCTTCTGTTGTTTTGTATTGAATGTGTTTGAGGATGTGTGTGTAAGTATCTCAGATGTTTCTGCTGCTTTTCTCTTGTCTGGACTTGAAAAGGTTCCTCAGAGGAGCCGTATTTCAGGATTGATCTGGAATTTCTTTAAATGCCTTTTGTTCTTGTTGATTGACAGACTCGAtgagataaaaatataaagacaagtAAAATTGAGATGATATCAATTTATTGTTCCCAGCTGAAATACTAGCATGCTATTTACTGCACAGTGTGCACTGCAAATGGAAGGTCAGATTTGCATTCTGTGATTTAGTGAGTTCTTGTTATATTCTATGTCTTTGCCAAATGCAGCAGGACGCTTGAGTCTGTGTGTGCTAAAACCTCATAAACTGTGCATGTACACAGACACAGTATAAAATCCTCCAATGTATTTTTGCTGTCTTCTGAGcattgaccttttgacctttgaATCTGTGTCAGCTGGAGCGCTTCACCAGCATGCGGACGAAGAAGGAGAAGTCAGGCTCGATGGCAAACAGACACTCGTCAGCCGCCCAGTATGAAGTGCCGTCCCAGAGCACCTCGCTGAACGAGCTGTCAGACAAATCTGTGCTGGAGCTGTTTGAGCAGAtgctggtgagtgtgtgtgtgtgtgtgtttgtttgtgtgtaccCATAAGTGAGTttaacctgacaaaatctccataAATTCCATTTTGGACACATTCTCATTTGTAAAACTTTTGTAtgaatggtaatttttttttttttttgaaaattgaagaatgttttgtgttttttttgtttggtttggattggtttggattatgttttatgtttttatgtataagttagatgtttaagaaaaataataataaagcctaTGCAGTATTCCAATTTAGCTAAGTAAACATGTTTAAAGCATTGCCGTTTTCATTTCTGACCCCTTTgagtatgtatttgtttgtttttttttttgtttttttgtgtgcctggttatatatatatatatatatatacaataaataataattataaaacgtacataaatgataaaaaaatttaaatatccaaaaaatatatatatacaataaataataattatttgtagtttagcatcattacatttatattacctaagaagttaaagtaaataggctacATTAGAAAACTGCGAGCTTTCAAGGAcgcacatttaattttttaaatgggcGGAATGTAGTCACACACCGGACAAGAAGCGCAGCGCCGCGTTTAGAGCAACTCACAGTTATTGCATCCAATTCAAGacagcagtccaaaacagttaatATAGAAGTTCACTTCAGGAACTAACAAAGTTGCATCAATGAGTTTGAAGTACGGTGTTtgacaaaacagagcaaacggaAAGAAAAAGCGCAATCTATGGCTATTATTAGCTCCCTATATAAAGCATACAGGTACAGAAAGGTTGTGCGGAAAGATACACAATCTTCCAGCCTAGGATAAAGTCATTATGAACATTAACAATAGTTTAGGACAAATATAATGTGACTTTATGGTAAAAATAAGTGGCACTCTGTGGTGCAGCAGGATTTGGAACAGCATCACCTCACCTTAACTGAATGTTAAAAATCAGATTGTTAGCTGAAAtatccacaaaaaacaacaacaacactgaaataagagcGTGCAGTTTATGTCAATCAGATGCGCATTAAAGTTGTGTTCGTTAGTACAGGAACAGCAGAGTATTCTTTTAGAAAGAATCATCTTGGGTCCaattcaattaatattaaaatgaagtgaCGCGTGATAAAGACACCCAGCACTCTGATGCTGATGTTGTTGGTTcacaaaatataaattgtttaattattgtctGTTAAACATActaccaacaacaaaaaactgtttaGGAGTTATGAATATGTTGGTAAATATAAGCTGTAAATGAAGACTTTAGGTGACATAAAACTGTCGTCAAAAGTCTATCAGAAATTTGAAAATTATTGGGTCTTTGGTGCGGGTACTTGGGTTTATGTCCCCACCAATGACAGAGAAACCTACGCCTTTGGCAGTGAGCACACTTTTTGGTTGAACTTGTTaattcgttaaaaaaaaaaaaaaaaaaaaaaaaaaaaaaaaatatatatatatatatatatattaatatatatatatatagatatatatatatatatatctatatatatatatattctgtaatatACATTCCTTAACAAATTTTAGTTggatctattaatttattattttttcatatgaattaaataataatttcatgcaAAAGTAAATTCACTTAAAACATTCGTGATTAACATTCATGATTAACAACACTCATTTTGTagggtattttaaaaatatgcaaaaccataaaactaatggtattaaaaacaatgtttaatataaatataataatataaatctaatatatttcatgattattaattattttaaattctattttatttaaatttatattcatgatataaaaatattcttttttttttttttatttattaatttattttaaataaaataacaaaaaatgtaatggtaaaatgaaatgaaagcaatATTTTCTCTGTGTTGTCCTTTACAAaatcttttctctctgtctgtaggTGGATATGAATCTGAATGAAGAGAAGCAGCGGCCGCTGAGGCAGAAGGATATCGCCATCAAGAGAGAGATGGTGTCTCAGTACCTGCACACTTCCAGTGCTGTAAGAACACACACAACATCTGTCCAAAACGTCTGCTTAATGCATGACATGTAAAGGTTTAATCAGCagcattaatgtacagtatgaggaGTGACCTGCTCATACCGTAAACTCCTTTGACCCTCTGTGTGTTTTAGGCTAAGAGTCAGAAGGAAAGCTCGAAGTCAGCGCTGATATACATCCAGGAGCTGAAGACCGATCTGAGAGACACACAGTTACTGAGCTGCCTGGAGTCACTGCGTGTGTCATTAAACAATAACCCcgtcaggtacacacacacacacacttacagtacaGTGAAGTGTTTCAATGTGTCTGATATCAGctaatcgtgtgtgtgtgtctgtgtgtgtgtttgtgtttgttctgtgtgtttgtttcagttgGTTTGGCTTTGCTTCTGACATTCCTCAAGAAACTTCAAGACGAGAAAGAAGAACCTTTGtatgacataaataaaacacacaaactcacacacattcattttCTAGACTATCTTATATAAGAGTGATTCTGTATTGAAAGGAAAGTTTTTCGCATTGTGTCTAATAGTGAGAaatatctaattaatttaattgaacggcttattgaacctttagacaaaatattaaaacaaatcttaaatacaatgtacagtacaggtcaaaagtttggaaacattactatttttaatgtttttgaaagaagtttcttctgctcatcaagcctgcatttatttgatcaaaaatacagaaaaaaattttaatattgtgatatattattccatttaaaaaataatgttttacatgtattatactttaaattatcatttatttcttgtgatgcaaaagctgaatttttaggatcattatcacatgatccttttagaaatcattctaatatgatgattcattatcaaagttggaaaacagttctgctgctttttttttcagaacatgtgatacttttttaggatactttgttgaataaaaagtaaaaaaaaaaaaaaaaaaaaaaaaaaagaaaagaaaaagaagctatgttttttaaaatatacatatttttgaataataacaatatacactactggtcagtaatttggggtcagtaatttttttttcttttttttatataaaatcaatacttttattcagcaaggatgtgttaaattgataaaaagtgatagtaaagaaaatatattattagaatatatattattagaattttatttttttttttgaataaatgcagttttttttaaatcttttattcatcaaatatattagacagcagaactgttttccaacactcataataaatcagaatattagaatgatttctaaatgatcatgtgatagactggatgttacatgtgacactgaaggctggagtaatgatgctgaaaattcgaaAAAGCGCTCTgcatcacagaatttttttttttttttttttttaagtatattaaattagaaaactattattttaagttgtaataatatttcacaatattactgttttttctgtattttttgatcaaataaatgcaggcttgatgagcagaagagacttctttcaaaaacattaaaaatagtaatgtttccaaacttttgacctgtactgtatatgtgttgaGTATCTTATTTGgcacatcaggcttttatggctcatatagtctgatatagtgagaatatggaggaaaaacatCTCAGAAATATGCAATCTAGAGCAGATGCTGATATTTTTGGGGACAAAAGGTATAAAATTCTGATTGTAATCATGTAAAttagtgagatctttataacagtatagcagatacttacataaaatgtaatatattaatattagtcgTCACTCCATATCTCCAATAATGTCTTactatgatatttaaatgcttatagTAGTTTTATGATcgaaacatataatgcaatacaatataataatgactgagagatgaacaaattcTTTCAAAAGATACTcactgatttttctaaaaaaatatttttggataatcaagtaaagttGCAACTTCAGcaacagcaaagttttgatcatgtcgATCATTTAGATGCTTTAGAAAtttgctcattatatatataatactgggTAAGTATTTTATactcatatattatgttaatGTATTAGCCAGTTAGCATCCAGCATCACAGCAGTCCATgttataatatgcaaattagtctCTCTCACTCTGTATTTCATAGGAATGCCGGGATTGGTGTCAAATGTCAACATGAGATCATTCGATGTCTCAAAGCGTTCATGAACAACAAGGTCAGAGCAGTTCTGAGCTCATACTGTAATATAGACGGTGGAAACTGTTCTTAATGTCTCTatgtatctgtttgttttttctgtctctctctgtaagGGTGTTAATGAAATGCTTGCTTAAGTAGGAGGAAGTAATTCTTCTCGTCGTCCCCATCAATCCAAAAGTCCCGCACATGATGGTGGATGTAGTCAAACTGCTGTCTGCCATCTGTATCCTCGAGCATCCAGGAAACACGTGAGTGTGAAGCTGTGTTCAAATGGCATTTCAATAGCCATACAAGCTCATCAAGTGCCAATAAGACGCCAAAGAACAGATATC
The Cyprinus carpio isolate SPL01 chromosome B14, ASM1834038v1, whole genome shotgun sequence DNA segment above includes these coding regions:
- the LOC122139585 gene encoding protein diaphanous homolog 1-like; translated protein: MRTKKEKSGSMANRHSSAAQYEVPSQSTSLNELSDKSVLELFEQMLVDMNLNEEKQRPLRQKDIAIKREMVSQYLHTSSAAKSQKESSKSALIYIQELKTDLRDTQLLSCLESLRVSLNNNPVRYTHTHTYSTVKCFNVSDIS